The following are from one region of the Sandaracinus amylolyticus genome:
- a CDS encoding nuclear transport factor 2 family protein yields MSSATEQLARRWLDAFNARDVDAMAALYADDATHTSPKIREGRIVGRDALRAWWRGALERTPSLRYELVGIAASEDRVALEYVRHVDGEPAMSVCNVFDVADGRFVASRVYHG; encoded by the coding sequence GTGTCGAGCGCGACTGAGCAGCTCGCGCGTCGCTGGCTCGACGCGTTCAACGCGCGCGACGTCGACGCGATGGCCGCGCTCTACGCGGACGATGCGACCCACACGTCGCCGAAGATCCGCGAGGGGCGCATCGTGGGACGCGACGCGCTGCGCGCGTGGTGGCGCGGCGCGCTCGAGCGCACACCGAGCCTGCGCTACGAGCTCGTCGGGATCGCCGCGAGCGAGGACCGCGTCGCGCTCGAGTACGTGCGCCACGTCGACGGCGAGCCCGCGATGTCGGTGTGCAACGTGTTCGACGTGGCGGATGGACGCTTCGTCGCGTCGCGCGTCTATCACGGCTGA
- a CDS encoding NUDIX domain-containing protein, whose protein sequence is MSAGMVLLRRSARGVEMLVVHPGGPFFAKKHEGAWSIPKGMIEEGEDALAAAQREVVEELGVTPPSPPYVALGDVRLKSGKRVHAWAARADFDPTHIVSNEFELEWPPRSGRLQRFPEVDRASWVDLETAKRLTSPALAPLFERAVSKETLDIVFGDRP, encoded by the coding sequence GTGAGCGCGGGGATGGTGCTGCTGCGCCGGAGCGCGCGAGGCGTCGAGATGCTCGTCGTGCATCCAGGTGGACCCTTCTTCGCGAAGAAGCACGAAGGCGCGTGGTCGATCCCCAAGGGCATGATCGAAGAGGGCGAGGACGCGCTCGCCGCCGCGCAGCGCGAGGTCGTCGAGGAGCTCGGGGTCACACCGCCGTCGCCGCCCTACGTCGCGCTGGGCGACGTGCGCCTCAAGAGCGGCAAGCGCGTGCACGCGTGGGCGGCGCGCGCGGACTTCGATCCTACGCACATCGTGAGCAACGAGTTCGAGCTCGAGTGGCCACCGCGCTCGGGTCGCCTCCAGCGCTTCCCCGAGGTCGATCGTGCGTCGTGGGTCGACCTCGAGACCGCGAAGCGCTTGACGAGCCCGGCGCTGGCGCCGCTGTTCGAGCGCGCGGTGTCGAAGGAGACACTCGATATCGTGTTCGGCGATCGCCCGTGA
- a CDS encoding alpha/beta fold hydrolase translates to MGLLSVVEGISHVALRARGLRGRMIDTRLGRVHAYVGRGHGALPPVVMVHGIGSAAAPFAPVIARVQEHVRGVIAPELPGHGWSAPPRARLAPDTLFEVMGEVIDRLIDEPAVVVGNSLGGAVALHYARSRPEKVRALVLLSPAGARMSEEELEEVRRVFRLRSTADAIAFVERVYHRAPPGTSWVAGDVRRHMGRAVVRDLLANARSDHGFDPEALRGLAMPVTLMWGRSERVLPASGLAYFRAHLPAHARVEEPEGVGHCPHLDRPGLVARRIVEAAISGSALGAARAHAADPRG, encoded by the coding sequence ATGGGCCTGCTCTCGGTGGTCGAGGGGATCTCCCACGTCGCGCTGCGCGCGCGGGGGCTCCGTGGTCGCATGATCGACACGCGGCTCGGGCGCGTGCACGCGTACGTGGGGCGTGGGCACGGCGCGCTCCCGCCGGTCGTGATGGTGCACGGGATCGGCTCGGCGGCGGCGCCCTTCGCGCCGGTGATCGCGCGGGTGCAGGAGCACGTGCGAGGCGTCATCGCGCCCGAGCTGCCGGGGCACGGATGGAGCGCGCCGCCGCGGGCGCGTCTCGCGCCCGACACGCTGTTCGAGGTGATGGGCGAGGTGATCGATCGGCTGATCGACGAGCCCGCGGTGGTGGTCGGGAACTCGCTGGGCGGCGCGGTCGCGCTGCACTACGCGCGGAGCCGGCCCGAGAAGGTGCGGGCCCTCGTGCTGCTCTCGCCCGCGGGCGCGCGGATGAGCGAGGAGGAGCTCGAGGAGGTGCGGCGGGTGTTCCGGCTGCGCTCGACCGCGGATGCGATCGCGTTCGTGGAGCGGGTGTATCACCGGGCACCGCCGGGCACGTCGTGGGTCGCGGGCGACGTCCGGCGGCACATGGGACGCGCGGTGGTGCGCGACCTGCTCGCGAACGCGCGCAGCGATCACGGGTTCGATCCCGAGGCGCTGCGAGGGCTCGCGATGCCGGTGACGCTGATGTGGGGGCGCTCGGAGCGCGTGCTGCCCGCGAGCGGGCTCGCGTACTTCCGGGCGCACCTGCCGGCGCACGCGCGGGTGGAGGAGCCGGAGGGCGTGGGGCACTGCCCGCACCTCGATCGGCCGGGGCTGGTCGCGCGACGGATCGTGGAGGCAGCGATCAGCGGCAGCGCTCTCGGAGCAGCTCGAGCACACGCGGCTGATCCTCGGGGGTGA
- a CDS encoding metal-dependent hydrolase: MNGTQTLEVRNLTFATGANVPRHWHGGRRSVTRFLDNLSIFFPEGERFFVMSVQAHRHLVENDPVLKKLVRDFCGQEGIHGREHRRYNEMLREQGLPVDEMERSVVWILKRARRGLPLRTQLAVTAALEHFTALMGHLILAKPALLEGAHPEMAALWRWHAAEENEHKAVAFDVYLKAGGNYAERSVIMLAATAVFWAKVLEFQARMMAEDGDALSAREWARLVRFLFVEPGGMQDVWRLWADWFRPGFHPNDIDSEGAIAAWQASAGA, translated from the coding sequence ATGAACGGCACGCAGACGCTCGAGGTCCGCAACCTCACCTTCGCAACCGGCGCGAACGTCCCGCGGCACTGGCACGGAGGACGGCGCTCGGTGACGCGCTTCCTCGACAACCTCTCGATCTTCTTCCCGGAGGGCGAGCGCTTCTTCGTGATGAGCGTCCAGGCGCATCGCCACCTGGTGGAGAACGACCCGGTGCTGAAGAAGCTCGTGCGCGACTTCTGCGGCCAGGAGGGCATCCACGGGCGGGAGCACCGTCGATACAACGAGATGCTCCGCGAGCAGGGTCTGCCGGTCGACGAGATGGAGCGCTCGGTGGTGTGGATCCTGAAGCGCGCGCGGCGTGGGCTGCCGCTGCGCACCCAGCTCGCGGTGACCGCGGCGCTCGAGCACTTCACCGCGCTGATGGGGCACCTGATCCTGGCCAAGCCCGCGCTGCTCGAGGGGGCGCACCCCGAGATGGCCGCGCTGTGGCGCTGGCACGCCGCGGAGGAGAACGAGCACAAGGCGGTCGCGTTCGACGTCTATCTCAAGGCGGGCGGCAACTACGCGGAGCGGAGCGTGATCATGCTCGCCGCGACCGCCGTGTTCTGGGCGAAGGTGCTCGAGTTCCAGGCACGGATGATGGCGGAGGACGGCGACGCGCTCTCGGCGCGCGAGTGGGCGCGCCTGGTGCGCTTCCTGTTCGTCGAGCCGGGCGGGATGCAGGACGTGTGGCGGCTCTGGGCGGACTGGTTCCGTCCGGGGTTCCATCCGAACGACATCGACTCCGAGGGCGCGATCGCGGCGTGGCAGGCGAGCGCGGGAGCCTGA
- a CDS encoding AraC family transcriptional regulator codes for MQAPDAHSIPAIHALHLADVVERWGIGADALLAGSGWTPDALAQPDARLGLADVEALVERARKLTGEPGIGFHVGLQMRIASHGFLGLAAMAAPTLGEAAQVAVRFAPTRTTALSLRLETGAEGAALVILEHADLGKARDAVVIALTVGIVQLARALTGGDAAYQVELAFDEPSYFRRFAHLLRSARFGSPVHRITFPATALSARLVTADPAALRLTLEQCERELAALRADDPFSGRVARVLPRANGGFLTIEEVAKALHVSTRTLKRRLAEEETSFRDLLEDARRARAFVLLRDELGLDEIAARLGYSDAANFSRAFRRWTGITPGAWRTREPK; via the coding sequence ATGCAAGCGCCCGACGCGCACTCGATCCCCGCGATCCACGCGCTCCACCTCGCCGACGTGGTGGAGCGCTGGGGGATCGGCGCGGACGCGCTGCTCGCGGGCTCGGGGTGGACCCCCGACGCCCTGGCGCAGCCCGACGCGCGGCTCGGGCTCGCCGACGTCGAGGCGCTGGTCGAGCGCGCGCGCAAGCTCACCGGCGAGCCCGGCATCGGGTTCCACGTCGGCCTGCAGATGCGCATCGCGTCCCACGGCTTCCTCGGCCTCGCGGCGATGGCGGCGCCGACGCTCGGGGAAGCGGCCCAGGTCGCGGTGCGGTTCGCCCCGACGCGCACGACCGCGCTCTCGCTTCGGCTCGAGACCGGCGCGGAAGGCGCCGCGCTGGTCATCCTCGAGCACGCCGATCTCGGCAAGGCGCGCGACGCGGTCGTGATCGCGCTGACGGTCGGCATCGTGCAGCTCGCGCGTGCGCTCACCGGCGGCGATGCGGCGTACCAGGTCGAGCTCGCGTTCGACGAGCCGAGCTACTTCCGGCGCTTCGCGCACCTCTTGCGTTCGGCGCGCTTCGGGAGCCCCGTGCACCGCATCACGTTCCCCGCGACCGCGCTCTCGGCGCGCCTCGTCACCGCGGATCCCGCGGCGCTGCGCCTCACGCTCGAGCAGTGCGAGCGCGAGCTCGCCGCGCTGCGCGCCGACGATCCCTTCTCGGGCCGGGTCGCGCGGGTGCTGCCGCGCGCCAACGGCGGGTTCCTCACGATCGAAGAAGTCGCCAAGGCGCTGCACGTCTCGACGCGCACGCTCAAGCGTCGTCTCGCCGAGGAGGAGACGAGCTTCCGCGATCTGCTCGAGGATGCGCGCCGAGCCCGAGCGTTCGTCCTCCTGCGCGACGAGCTCGGCCTCGACGAGATCGCCGCGCGCCTCGGCTACTCCGATGCCGCGAACTTCAGCCGCGCGTTCCGCCGCTGGACGGGCATCACCCCCGGGGCCTGGCGCACGCGCGAGCCGAAGTAG
- a CDS encoding glycogen synthase — MKILFLTAEAAPFTKVGGLGDVAGALPSALRSIPGAGLDVRVVTPLHGAARARITTPLERVAKVSVPHPSGPLGAEILATTYDGVPFYFVHAPALFEDSISVYHQDTGWDGHRYAFFCLAALELARAIDFVPDVLHANDWHTAPSIPALHRARFSNPQLGRARTMLTVHNLPYVGWGAGPAMRAFGLVPGELPRVAPEGREMPLPIGLSLADRITTVSPGYAREILEPEFGAGLDALLRARKDVLVGILNGIDTELYDPSTDAALPQRYDIRNALPARAANKRALRRELGLVDEPLPLLAVVSRLTGQKGIDLVPDAIRSLARDHAFQCVILGTGDRALEEQLLRLAGELGDRVRVRIAFDEALSRRIYAGADMLMLPSRYEPCGLAQMIAMRYGCVPVARDTGGLSDTVRDLDLHDAPTGFLFPVASSRSLAFGLRRALATFAAVGPRTSEHCARDGRFAMLQQNGMREDFSWSRAALAYAHTYRELVTGETR, encoded by the coding sequence ATGAAGATCCTCTTCCTGACCGCCGAGGCCGCTCCATTCACCAAGGTCGGTGGGCTCGGAGACGTCGCCGGTGCGCTCCCCTCCGCGCTGCGTTCGATTCCAGGCGCCGGGCTCGACGTCCGCGTCGTCACCCCGCTCCACGGCGCCGCGCGGGCGCGCATCACCACGCCGCTCGAGCGCGTCGCGAAGGTCTCGGTTCCGCATCCCTCGGGACCGCTCGGTGCAGAGATCCTCGCGACCACATACGACGGCGTGCCGTTCTACTTCGTGCACGCGCCCGCGCTCTTCGAGGACTCGATCTCCGTCTACCACCAGGACACCGGCTGGGACGGGCATCGCTACGCGTTCTTCTGCCTCGCCGCGCTCGAGCTCGCGCGCGCGATCGACTTCGTGCCCGACGTGCTCCACGCGAACGACTGGCACACCGCGCCCTCGATCCCCGCGCTGCATCGCGCGCGCTTCTCGAACCCCCAGCTCGGTCGCGCGCGCACGATGCTCACGGTGCACAACCTGCCCTACGTCGGCTGGGGCGCGGGGCCCGCGATGCGCGCGTTCGGGCTCGTCCCCGGAGAGCTCCCGCGCGTCGCGCCCGAGGGCCGCGAGATGCCGCTCCCGATCGGCCTCTCGCTCGCCGATCGCATCACCACCGTCTCGCCCGGCTACGCGCGCGAGATCCTCGAGCCCGAATTCGGCGCCGGCCTCGACGCGCTCCTCCGTGCCCGCAAGGACGTGCTCGTCGGGATCCTCAACGGCATCGACACCGAGCTCTACGATCCGTCCACCGACGCCGCGCTCCCCCAGCGCTACGACATCCGCAACGCGCTCCCCGCGCGCGCCGCGAACAAACGCGCGCTCCGCCGCGAGCTCGGCTTGGTCGACGAGCCGCTCCCGCTGCTCGCGGTGGTCTCGCGCCTGACCGGCCAGAAGGGCATCGATCTCGTGCCCGACGCGATCCGCTCGCTCGCGCGCGATCACGCGTTCCAGTGCGTGATCCTCGGCACCGGCGATCGCGCGCTCGAGGAGCAGCTCCTCCGTCTCGCCGGGGAGCTCGGTGATCGCGTTCGGGTGCGCATCGCGTTCGACGAAGCGCTGTCACGCCGAATCTACGCGGGCGCCGACATGCTGATGCTGCCCTCGCGCTACGAGCCCTGCGGGCTCGCCCAGATGATCGCGATGCGATACGGCTGCGTGCCGGTCGCGCGCGACACCGGAGGCCTCTCGGACACCGTGCGCGATCTCGATCTGCACGATGCGCCGACGGGCTTCCTCTTCCCGGTCGCGTCGTCGCGCTCGCTCGCCTTCGGGCTGCGTCGCGCGCTCGCGACGTTCGCGGCCGTGGGTCCGCGAACCAGCGAACACTGTGCCCGAGATGGACGCTTCGCCATGCTGCAGCAGAACGGCATGCGCGAGGACTTCTCGTGGTCGCGCGCCGCGCTGGCGTACGCGCACACCTACCGAGAGCTCGTGACCGGAGAGACGCGCTGA
- a CDS encoding glucose-1-phosphate adenylyltransferase family protein — translation MKTVAVILAGGEGSRLGVLTAKRTKPAVPFGGKFRIIDFALSNCVNSGLFDVMIVAQYRPHSLIEHIGAGGPWELDRERTGGVRIYSPYKSREAGSWFVGTADAVQQNFLFVKDRRPDLVVILSGDHIYRMNYNDLIAKHLERRADVTLATMEVPDHEKSRFGIVQLDQDERVTSFVEKPKDPIPGLGSMGIYVFNYGVLDRVLLEDSRMPESNHDFGKDILPRMIARGERVFSWKYAGYWRDVGTIESYWEAHMDLIGEPPLYDLNDLGWLIHTRSENRPPARLSKGAQVSDSLITHGCTIAQDALIERSILSAGVRVEPGAVVRESVLLTDCVIERGAVVERAILDKRARVGQGARVGAMPQGDDEPGSRRFTVLGKNAVIPAGFVVGAGAEVGPDVIPSDLGGSPLPEGAAVFTKRRPHEV, via the coding sequence ATGAAGACCGTGGCCGTGATCCTGGCGGGCGGCGAGGGCTCTCGCCTCGGCGTCCTGACCGCCAAGCGAACCAAGCCCGCCGTGCCCTTCGGCGGCAAGTTCCGCATCATCGACTTCGCGCTCTCGAACTGCGTGAACAGCGGCTTGTTCGACGTGATGATCGTCGCGCAGTACCGCCCGCACTCGCTGATCGAGCACATCGGCGCGGGCGGCCCCTGGGAGCTCGATCGCGAGCGCACCGGCGGCGTGCGCATCTACTCGCCGTACAAGTCGCGCGAGGCGGGCTCGTGGTTCGTCGGCACCGCCGACGCCGTGCAGCAGAACTTCCTCTTCGTGAAGGATCGCCGCCCCGATCTCGTGGTGATCCTGAGCGGCGATCACATCTACCGGATGAACTACAACGACCTGATCGCGAAGCACCTCGAGCGCCGCGCCGACGTGACGCTCGCCACGATGGAGGTGCCCGATCACGAGAAGTCGCGCTTCGGGATCGTGCAGCTCGATCAGGACGAGCGCGTCACGTCGTTCGTCGAGAAGCCGAAGGACCCGATCCCCGGCCTCGGGTCGATGGGCATCTACGTGTTCAACTACGGCGTGCTCGACCGCGTGCTGCTCGAGGACTCGCGGATGCCCGAGTCGAACCACGACTTCGGCAAGGACATCCTGCCGCGCATGATCGCGCGTGGTGAGCGCGTGTTCTCGTGGAAGTACGCGGGCTACTGGCGCGACGTCGGCACGATCGAGAGCTACTGGGAGGCCCACATGGACCTCATCGGCGAGCCGCCGCTCTACGATCTCAACGACCTCGGCTGGCTGATCCACACCCGCTCCGAGAACCGCCCGCCCGCGCGCCTCTCGAAGGGCGCGCAGGTGAGCGACTCGCTGATCACCCACGGCTGCACCATCGCCCAGGACGCGCTGATCGAGCGCTCGATCCTCTCGGCCGGCGTGCGCGTCGAGCCGGGCGCGGTGGTGCGCGAGTCGGTGCTGCTGACCGACTGCGTGATCGAGCGCGGCGCGGTCGTGGAGCGCGCGATCCTCGACAAGCGCGCGCGGGTCGGGCAGGGCGCGCGCGTCGGCGCGATGCCGCAGGGCGACGACGAGCCGGGCTCGCGCCGCTTCACGGTGCTCGGGAAGAACGCGGTGATCCCCGCCGGCTTCGTGGTCGGCGCGGGCGCCGAGGTGGGACCGGACGTGATCCCGAGCGACCTCGGCGGGAGCCCGCTCCCCGAGGGCGCGGCGGTGTTCACGAAGCGGCGTCCTCACGAGGTTTGA